A window of Candidatus Nitrospira allomarina genomic DNA:
GGCGGTAGCCTCTCCTTCAATCGTGGGGTTGGTGGCCACGATGACTTCCTTGAATGCTCCATTTTGGACCCGGTTTTCCAGGTCATGGGTGCGGATATCTGCGGGTCCGATGCCGTCCAGTGGAGAGAGCGCTCCATAGAGCACGTGATAGAGGCCTCGAAAGGCCCGGCTTTGTTCGATCGCATACAGGGTGCTGGGTTCTTCCACCACGAGGATGGTCGTGGAGTCACGTTTCGGGTCCAGGCAAATCTCACAGAGCGGGCCTTCGGCAATATTCCGGCATTGGGTACAGAAGGAGACCCCTTCTTTCACATCACGAATAGCATCGGCCAGCCGTAATGCCTCTTCTTTTTCCGTCTTCATGAGATGAAAGGCCAATCGTTGAGCCGTTTTTTGCCCAATGCCTGGCAATCGTACGAGTTCCCGGCTGAGGCGAGCGACCAGCCCTTGAGGTTGGCCATTGGCTCTGGTGTGTTTGGTCGGAGTGGTTTCCAGCATGATAAACCTCGCTTGGTAAATTAGAACATGCCGGGAATGCCCATCCCTCCGGTGAGGGATTTCATTTCTTCGGCCATCAGCTCTTTCGCCTTTCGCAACGCTTCATTGGAGGCGGCGACGATTAAGTCTTGTAACATGTCATGGTCGCCGGATTTCAAAACTTCCGGATCGATGGTCAGCTTGGTTAATTGCATGGCGCCGTTAGCTTGCACGGTCACCATCCCGCCTCCGGCTGACGCCTCGACGGTTTTCGTGGCAGCCTCCTCTTGAATCTTTCCCATTTTTTCCTGCATGGCCTGGGCTTGCTTTAAGAGATTGCCCATGTTGGAGAATGGATTTTTAGACATTAACGTACCTCCTCGTTTTGCGGGGTTCTTTCTGCCGATACGACTTCTCCCCCAAATAGTTCCAATGCTTGTTTCACCAGTGGGTGGGCTTTCACGTTTTCAATGAGATCCTGGTCCTGCTCAAGTTTTTTTTTTGCTCGTAATTCCCCGGTTGACGGCGGGTAAGCTTGGCCATCTTGAAATTCAATGACTTGGACTTTTATCGGCCGACCGGCGAATTCCTCACATATTTGACCAATCAGCACGCGGTTTTCGGGTTTGTCCGTCCTCCAGCGAGCAATCGAATCTTTTTTGGAATAACCCAGGACGACGGAGTCTGCTGTCATGGTTACGACACTCCCCTTCTCCAGGAAGCTCCCGATATTAGGATGGTCATTAATCATGCGCTCAACGACGAGTTCCCAGTTTAATGTCACGGGTGGGCCCGACGAAGGTTGAGCAGCCGTTTTGGGAGAGGCCACCGAGGTTTCGCTGTTGGCAGATGAGGCCGTTGTCGGTATCGACTTTTTCGCACCTGGTGGTGTTGAGGAAGGAAACATCGTTGTGGCACCGCCACCGGGCCTGGGACGGGTCTGGCTTGGAGGAGTCACCGGTTTATCCGCAGGCGCTTGGACTTTAACAGGGTGTGCGGGAGGCGGAGTCGAGGCAACGGGTGTCAATACCTTTGCTTGTAGGACGGATGCTTGAGGGGGTGCGCCGGCCTTCTGTTCAATCATGGCGGAGTGTACTGTCACAGGATCAAGCATCGCTGCGCGTACCACGGCGGCTTCAATTAGAAACCGTGGATGGGAGCTTCCTCGAAGACTGTCCTCTGTTCTGGAAAAAATGGCAAAAAGGGCCTGTAAATAGGGCTCGGAGAGTTGTTGAGCTTGCGAGATGGTCTGATCAACCTCCTCGTCTCCTAATTCAAGAAGGGTTTGCACTTGTGAGCGTGATGGTACCACACAAGCCACCAGTAGATTGCGGCATCGCTCTAACAGTTCCCGGCAATACACCCGGACATCAAAACCCTGGTCGACCAACTGCCCCACGAGAGCCATTGTTTGGGCGGCCTGGTGCCCCAGGATGGCGTCAATCATGAGTCGGACGAGTTCGTCGGGCACGGACCCAATCAACATTTCCAAATCGCCATGCTGGATGCGTTCTCCACCGAAGGAAACGGCTTGATCCAGGAGGCTCAACGCGTCTCGCATACTGCCTTCACTGGCTCGAGCCAGTGCCGATAAGCTTCGATCCTCCACAGTCACTCCCGTTTGGGTGGCGATGTGGCGAAGTTGCGTGATGATTTCTAAGCGGGAAATGCGTCGAAAGGTGAAGTGCTGACAGCGTGAAAGTATAGTGGCAGGAATTTTATGAACTTCAGTTGTCGCAAAAATAAAGACGGAATGACTCGGGGGTTCCTCCAGTGTTTTAAGCAGGGCGTTAAAAGCCGAGTTGGACAGCATGTGGACTTCGTCGATGATGTAGACACGGTAGGTGCCATGAAATGGTGCAAATTTAACGTTTTCACGCAGTTCACGGACATCGTCCACGCCAGTATTCGACGCTCCGTCAATCTCGATGACATCCACCGAATTGCCTCGGGTGATTTCGACGCAACTTGGGCAGGTTCCACAGGGATGGCTGGTGGGACCCTGTTCACAGTTAAGGGATTTGGCCAGGATGCGCGCGACAGTGGTTTTGCCGACTCCTCGCATGCCGGAGAAAACATAGGCATGGGCGACCCGTCTGCGGTCGATTGCATTGGTGAGTGTTTGCACGACATGGGACTGCCCCAGGACTTCCTGAAAATTGGTCGGGCGGTATTTCCGTGCGGAAACTTGAAATTCCATAATTCGCGTTAATCACGAAAAGAGCGGTTCGTTGGAGTACCCTCGAAGACTGACGTCCGGTACCAATGCACGGAGAGCCAGCCGATAAAGTTAGTCGGGGCCAGGTGATCCTGCGGCACACAGACTAGCCCGCGTACCGTTGCTTCCTTCCGGACCTGGCGGGGTTTGCAGGATTCTGTCGCACAGGGCCCAGCCCCTAAATGCAGTCTCGATGGTCCATCGCCTCACGAATCGGTGAAAATCATCGTTTGAGGATATCAGCGATCCTCACGTCGGACCAAATATGGCGGAGAGGGTGGGTTTCGAACCCACGGTACCATTGCTGGCACACGTGATTTCCAGTCACGCCGATTCGGCCACTCTCGCACCTCTCCGCGAATGGGTATCTACGTTGCGGCGACTGAACCTCTGAAGCCGTTTGTCTTTTGGAGGGGATCTGTTCATCCCATCTTCGTTATCTTTTTCACCGGGGATCTGTTTGGTGAAAGATTGCCATCTTACCATGGGGGTCTGAGGGCGACAAGCAAGCAGAGGGAATACTGATGAGTAGGACGAGGAAGGGATAGGGAGAGGACGCCCATCCTGTTTCCGGCCATTCAAAACTTCACGTTTCATGCCTTCCCTTTATCATAAGGTTCGGGATTGGAACATTCGTTGGCGTCGTGAGGATCGATGCAGGGCGGAAAACAAATGGCCTCGAAAGAAGAGCATGAAAACGGTCACAATGGGAGTGAGTCCGAGGACGATAACAAAACTCATGTCGGAGGACATCCCTAACAAAGAGAGCCACTCAGATAACACGGAAAAAGGCAGCGTGATGAGGTGCCAGAAGTCCAACCCCCCCCGCCGTCCCGCCTGGCTGGACATTTCAAAGAAAAATGACAGGCCGAATGGGCCGAAGACGAGGGCCACAGGCAAAAACCATTCGATCCAATTTTCAACGACAAAATCATAACTTTCCCGAACAACCTCGAGGGCGGATCCGTTCCGGCTCTGGTAAATTACTTCAGGTACGGGATTCAGTAAGACGAAAATTAAGAAAAATACGGCGGTGCTGATCAACGGTTGGTAGGGATTGGTTTGAAGTCCCATTTCGAGGAATAACAATGGAAACCAGACCATAAATCCAACAGAAATGACCTCCCAAAAATATTGCCCCATACTTGGGAGGATATCCGGCCAACTCACACGACGTGCGCCCAGGACGGCCTGTTCGGTCAGGCTAAGGGTGGATCCAATGACAAGGGCATTGAGGGCACCCAGGATAAATCCTCCGATCATACCAAGCGGAGCGATGAGAGAGGTGACAAGCACGAGGCCTAAGGCAAAGGCGAG
This region includes:
- the recR gene encoding recombination mediator RecR, whose product is MLETTPTKHTRANGQPQGLVARLSRELVRLPGIGQKTAQRLAFHLMKTEKEEALRLADAIRDVKEGVSFCTQCRNIAEGPLCEICLDPKRDSTTILVVEEPSTLYAIEQSRAFRGLYHVLYGALSPLDGIGPADIRTHDLENRVQNGAFKEVIVATNPTIEGEATAIYLTKRLKPLGVKVSRIAYGIPVGMDIEYADEVTLLKSIEGRRDLG
- a CDS encoding YbaB/EbfC family nucleoid-associated protein; its protein translation is MSKNPFSNMGNLLKQAQAMQEKMGKIQEEAATKTVEASAGGGMVTVQANGAMQLTKLTIDPEVLKSGDHDMLQDLIVAASNEALRKAKELMAEEMKSLTGGMGIPGMF
- the dnaX gene encoding DNA polymerase III subunit gamma/tau, whose product is MEFQVSARKYRPTNFQEVLGQSHVVQTLTNAIDRRRVAHAYVFSGMRGVGKTTVARILAKSLNCEQGPTSHPCGTCPSCVEITRGNSVDVIEIDGASNTGVDDVRELRENVKFAPFHGTYRVYIIDEVHMLSNSAFNALLKTLEEPPSHSVFIFATTEVHKIPATILSRCQHFTFRRISRLEIITQLRHIATQTGVTVEDRSLSALARASEGSMRDALSLLDQAVSFGGERIQHGDLEMLIGSVPDELVRLMIDAILGHQAAQTMALVGQLVDQGFDVRVYCRELLERCRNLLVACVVPSRSQVQTLLELGDEEVDQTISQAQQLSEPYLQALFAIFSRTEDSLRGSSHPRFLIEAAVVRAAMLDPVTVHSAMIEQKAGAPPQASVLQAKVLTPVASTPPPAHPVKVQAPADKPVTPPSQTRPRPGGGATTMFPSSTPPGAKKSIPTTASSANSETSVASPKTAAQPSSGPPVTLNWELVVERMINDHPNIGSFLEKGSVVTMTADSVVLGYSKKDSIARWRTDKPENRVLIGQICEEFAGRPIKVQVIEFQDGQAYPPSTGELRAKKKLEQDQDLIENVKAHPLVKQALELFGGEVVSAERTPQNEEVR